TCCAAAGAAATAGTGATAGCCTGCCAGTATCTCGTCACTCCCCTGACCGTCGAGCAGAACTTTCATTCCCCTCTCACGCGCGAGTTTCATTACCATATACTGGCCGTATATACTCAATGTCGAAAATGGCTCTTCCTGAGTGTTAATCAAGTCTTCAATATCTCGTATTACATCTTCAGAAGAAAAAGTCGTCGTGTTCCATTCAACTTTGCACTTCTCAACCACTGCCTTTTGGTATTCGCTCTCATCTATGTCTTTTCCGGGGAATATTAGGGAAAACGTTCTTATTTCAGCCCTTGGATTAACTGCGCGCATTGTACAGACTATGCTTGAGCTGTCCAACCCCCCGCTGAGACATGAACCAACGGGAACATCAGCTATAAGTCTTCTTTTAACCGCAGAGAAGAATAGCTCTCTGAACTTTTCGCTATCAGGTTTCTCAGATCCTTTCTTGAGTACCTCTCTTAAATCATAATACTTCGAAACTTTCAATTTCCGGGTTTTTAAATCAAAGATAACGCTGTGCCCTGGCATCACTCTCTTAATTCCTTCAAAAAATGTCTCCTCTGTATGATCCAAAAGGTTGTAGTAGAGAAAATCAAAGATAATGGCATCATTCGGTTTTTTCTGTATGTTGTGTTTTAGCATTGCCTTGATTTCTGAACTGAAGGTGAGGTTTTTGCCATCATAATAATAGTACAAGGGTTTTATGCCAAACCTGTCCCTGCTCAGGAAGAGGATGTTCTTGTGCTTATCATAAATCGCAAAAGCCCACATACCTTTGAATTTTTTAATACAATCAAAACCCCATTCCAGATAAGAAGCAAGAATAACCTCAGTATCAGTGTTAGTTGAAAAGCCATAACCCCTCTTCTCCAACTCTTCTCGGAGTTCTTTAAAATTGTAGATTTCGCCATTATACACGATAACCACAGGAGAGTTCTCCATATTTTCAGGATTGTGTCTTTCAGAAGAAGCTCCAAGTTCCTTAGAGTAAAACATTGGTTGGTGCCCTCTTGGAGATAAGTCTATAATAGCCAGCCTCACGTGACCAAGGCTAACGTTCTCATCAACGTAAACACCCTCTCCATCAGGACCACGATGACGAATACTCTCATTCATCCGCTTGACAAGCCCCAGATCACCCCACGAAAACCCATTAATCCCACACATTGCTTAATCCCTCCCAAGACAACCCCAATGATGAGATAA
The DNA window shown above is from Thermococcus alcaliphilus and carries:
- the asnB gene encoding asparagine synthase (glutamine-hydrolyzing), producing the protein MCGINGFSWGDLGLVKRMNESIRHRGPDGEGVYVDENVSLGHVRLAIIDLSPRGHQPMFYSKELGASSERHNPENMENSPVVIVYNGEIYNFKELREELEKRGYGFSTNTDTEVILASYLEWGFDCIKKFKGMWAFAIYDKHKNILFLSRDRFGIKPLYYYYDGKNLTFSSEIKAMLKHNIQKKPNDAIIFDFLYYNLLDHTEETFFEGIKRVMPGHSVIFDLKTRKLKVSKYYDLREVLKKGSEKPDSEKFRELFFSAVKRRLIADVPVGSCLSGGLDSSSIVCTMRAVNPRAEIRTFSLIFPGKDIDESEYQKAVVEKCKVEWNTTTFSSEDVIRDIEDLINTQEEPFSTLSIYGQYMVMKLARERGMKVLLDGQGSDEILAGYHYFFGYYFAELFRRMKWIRLIKEILAYKRLHGSIAPVKNMILYLLPTWITKKMWRKKYSHLNPEFIDRFKDRTTKEATWKIRSLNEALLLAETYYSLLHLLRFEDKNSMRWSIESRVPFCDHELVEYTLSLPPEAKLSMGITKRILREALEDVLPDKIRNRLSKIGFATPDTDLLRTESGRKFVEGIINSESFKSRRYWDADKVKKMFYEHVSGKKNHSLELWKAVILELWLKRWIDNSEKDGKESSGGGGLY